In the genome of Pseudomonas protegens, one region contains:
- the gabD gene encoding NADP-dependent succinate-semialdehyde dehydrogenase, giving the protein MQLKDAQLFRQQAFIDGAWVDADNGQTIKVNNPATGEILGTVPKMGAAETRRAIEAADKALPAWRALTAKERATKLRRWYELLIENQDDLGRLMTLEQGKPLAEAKGEIAYAASFIEWFAEEAKRIYGDVIPGHQPDKRLIVIKQPIGVTAAITPWNFPAAMITRKAGPALAAGCTMVIKPASQTPFSALALVELAHRAGIPKGVLSVVTGSAGDIGGELTSNPIVRKLSFTGSTEIGRQLMAECAKDIKKVSLELGGNAPFIVFDDADLDKAVEGAIISKYRNNGQTCVCANRLYIQDSVYDAFAEKLKAAVAKLKIGNGLEEGTTTGPLIDEKAVAKVQEHIADALKKGATLLAGGKSMEGNFFEPTILVNVPKDAAVAKEETFGPLAPLFRFKDEAEVIAMSNDTEFGLASYFYARDLGRVFRVAEALEYGMVGVNTGLISNEVAPFGGIKASGLGREGSKYGIEDYLEIKYLCLGI; this is encoded by the coding sequence CGCCCAGTTGTTCCGCCAGCAAGCCTTCATCGATGGAGCTTGGGTCGACGCGGACAACGGCCAGACGATCAAGGTCAACAACCCCGCGACCGGTGAAATCCTCGGCACCGTACCCAAGATGGGCGCCGCCGAAACCCGCCGCGCCATCGAAGCCGCCGACAAGGCCCTGCCGGCCTGGCGTGCCCTGACCGCCAAGGAGCGCGCCACCAAGCTGCGCCGCTGGTATGAACTGCTGATCGAAAACCAGGACGACCTGGGCCGCCTGATGACCCTGGAGCAGGGCAAGCCGCTGGCCGAAGCCAAGGGCGAAATCGCCTACGCCGCCTCCTTCATCGAATGGTTCGCCGAAGAAGCCAAGCGCATCTACGGTGACGTGATCCCCGGCCACCAGCCGGACAAGCGCCTGATCGTGATCAAGCAGCCGATCGGCGTGACCGCGGCCATCACCCCGTGGAACTTCCCGGCGGCGATGATCACCCGTAAAGCCGGCCCGGCCCTGGCCGCCGGTTGCACCATGGTCATCAAGCCGGCGTCGCAAACCCCGTTCTCGGCCCTGGCCCTGGTGGAACTGGCGCACCGTGCCGGCATCCCGAAAGGCGTGCTGAGCGTGGTCACCGGCAGCGCCGGCGACATCGGCGGCGAGCTGACCAGCAACCCGATCGTGCGCAAGCTGTCGTTCACCGGCTCCACCGAAATCGGTCGCCAGCTGATGGCCGAATGCGCCAAGGACATCAAGAAAGTCTCCCTGGAACTGGGCGGCAACGCGCCGTTCATCGTGTTCGACGACGCCGACCTGGATAAGGCCGTCGAAGGCGCGATCATTTCCAAGTACCGCAACAACGGCCAGACCTGCGTCTGCGCCAACCGCCTGTACATTCAGGATTCGGTGTACGACGCCTTCGCCGAGAAATTGAAGGCGGCGGTAGCCAAGCTGAAGATCGGCAACGGTCTGGAAGAAGGCACCACCACTGGCCCGCTGATCGACGAAAAGGCCGTGGCCAAGGTCCAGGAGCACATCGCCGACGCCCTGAAAAAAGGCGCGACCCTGCTGGCCGGCGGCAAGTCCATGGAAGGCAACTTCTTCGAGCCGACCATCCTGGTCAACGTGCCCAAAGACGCGGCCGTGGCCAAGGAAGAAACCTTTGGCCCGCTGGCGCCGTTGTTCCGCTTCAAAGACGAAGCCGAAGTCATCGCCATGTCCAACGACACCGAGTTCGGCCTGGCCTCGTACTTCTATGCCCGTGACCTGGGCCGTGTGTTCCGTGTGGCCGAGGCCCTGGAATACGGCATGGTCGGGGTCAACACCGGCCTGATCTCCAACGAAGTGGCGCCGTTCGGCGGCATCAAGGCCTCGGGCCTGGGCCGTGAAGGTTCCAAGTACGGGATCGAGGATTACCTGGAAATCAAATACCTCTGCCTGGGTATCTGA